A genome region from Flavobacterium sp. includes the following:
- a CDS encoding serine hydrolase: protein MKINQTHFQLKTILVGILFFQIQFGFSQETENSALYKTIISKDSLLFNIGFNTCNIKQFEDLLTEDFEFFHDKDSISDKARFLKTLKSGLCGSPSTYQSRRELVDGSTEIYPLYKKGVLYGAIQIGTHRFYETSAGKPEQFGSVAKFTHVWLLQNKVWKLSRSLSYDHQTVSSAPSKLTLFDNEDLTEKWLKDNKVPALGIGIITDGKLKQVKVFGELKKGVAAPYNTIWNVASLTKPITAITTLKLVSLGKWDLDEPLYKYWIDPDIANDPNLKLLTTRIVLSHQTGFPNWRRMNPSKKLDFKFKPGTQYQYSGEGFEYLRRALEKKFHKTLDQLAKELVFEPAKMNDSQLIWNDKVDLSRYAINYDNKGNAYEPVKNKTVNAADDLLTTIEDYGKFLCSVLNSDGLSKKVFDEMNAHQVKTKKDKYFGLGFEIYDFGNGEYALSHGGADQGVQTLFFLLPKTKQGLVIFTNVDDGYKVYTDLLLHYLGEKGQKLIDIETK, encoded by the coding sequence ATGAAAATCAATCAAACTCATTTTCAGCTAAAAACAATTTTAGTTGGAATTTTATTTTTTCAAATCCAATTCGGATTTTCTCAGGAAACTGAAAACTCGGCTTTGTACAAAACCATTATATCAAAAGACAGTCTTCTGTTCAATATTGGTTTCAATACTTGCAACATCAAACAATTTGAGGATTTACTAACAGAAGATTTTGAGTTTTTTCACGATAAAGACAGTATTTCCGACAAAGCAAGATTTCTAAAAACTTTAAAAAGCGGTTTATGTGGTTCTCCATCAACGTATCAATCGCGAAGAGAATTAGTCGACGGAAGCACAGAAATTTATCCGTTATACAAAAAAGGTGTTTTGTATGGCGCAATACAAATAGGAACACACCGCTTTTATGAAACTTCGGCTGGAAAACCGGAACAATTTGGAAGCGTTGCAAAGTTTACGCACGTTTGGCTTTTACAAAACAAAGTTTGGAAATTATCGAGATCGCTTAGTTACGATCACCAAACGGTAAGTTCGGCACCAAGTAAATTAACTCTTTTTGACAATGAGGATTTAACCGAAAAATGGCTTAAAGACAACAAAGTTCCTGCTTTAGGAATTGGTATTATTACAGATGGAAAACTGAAACAGGTAAAAGTTTTTGGCGAACTTAAAAAAGGTGTTGCGGCACCATATAATACGATTTGGAATGTTGCTTCGCTGACAAAACCTATAACTGCGATTACAACGCTAAAACTAGTAAGTTTAGGAAAATGGGATCTTGACGAACCGCTTTATAAATACTGGATAGATCCCGATATCGCAAATGATCCTAATTTAAAATTATTGACTACAAGAATTGTTTTAAGTCATCAAACTGGTTTCCCAAACTGGAGACGGATGAATCCTTCTAAAAAACTTGATTTTAAATTTAAACCCGGAACTCAATATCAATATTCTGGCGAAGGATTTGAATATCTGCGAAGAGCGCTGGAGAAAAAATTCCATAAAACATTAGATCAACTGGCTAAAGAATTGGTTTTTGAACCTGCTAAAATGAACGATTCTCAATTAATCTGGAATGATAAAGTCGATCTTTCGAGATATGCCATTAATTATGACAACAAAGGAAATGCCTACGAACCTGTAAAAAACAAAACAGTAAACGCTGCCGACGATTTACTGACCACAATTGAAGATTATGGAAAATTTCTGTGCAGTGTTTTAAACAGCGATGGTTTAAGCAAAAAGGTATTTGATGAAATGAATGCGCATCAGGTCAAAACTAAAAAAGATAAATATTTTGGTTTAGGTTTTGAAATTTATGATTTCGGAAACGGAGAATATGCTTTATCACACGGCGGAGCTGATCAAGGTGTTCAGACACTTTTCTTTTTGCTTCCAAAAACGAAACAAGGTTTAGTGATTTTTACTAACGTTGATGATGGTTACAAAGTATACACAGATCTATTACTACATTATTTGGGAGAAAAGGGTCAAAAATTGATTGACATCGAAACGAAATAA
- a CDS encoding nuclear transport factor 2 family protein, with product MINILVLFMLFLKREAIAQTNSEVLKMDLLKNEIIKMDSLLFDVAFNQCDAALFKKIISEDIEFYDDRSGLNVSQANEIKSLISICESPQKLTRKLNSCTIDKLGDFGAVQLGEHTFYVDGVPKGTGKFVHIWERNGTDWKLKRIVSYEHRPYKN from the coding sequence ATGATCAACATATTAGTTCTCTTTATGCTATTTTTAAAAAGAGAAGCTATAGCACAAACAAATTCAGAAGTTTTAAAAATGGATCTTTTAAAAAATGAAATTATTAAAATGGATAGTTTACTTTTTGATGTTGCCTTCAATCAATGCGATGCTGCTCTCTTTAAAAAAATAATTTCAGAAGATATTGAATTTTACGATGACCGATCTGGATTGAATGTATCTCAGGCAAATGAAATCAAATCGTTGATTTCAATATGTGAGAGCCCGCAAAAATTAACTAGAAAATTAAATTCCTGTACAATTGATAAATTGGGTGATTTTGGAGCGGTACAATTAGGAGAACATACTTTTTATGTTGATGGAGTTCCAAAAGGAACTGGGAAATTTGTTCATATTTGGGAAAGAAATGGCACAGATTGGAAATTGAAACGAATTGTAAGTTACGAGCATAGGCCTTATAAAAACTAG
- a CDS encoding serine hydrolase, translated as MKKSIKLITLCLILSLFSLTTFAQDKAKQIEDLLAKYTEYGQFNGSALVAENGKVILKKGFGLANMEWNIPNQPDTKFRLGSITKQFTALLIVKLAEEGKLKLDVPITTYLPDYPKENGDIITIHNLLTHTSGIPNYTNAPNFLRDKAKNPYTPADFVKTFDKLPLDFKPGEKFNYSNSGYFLLGYIIEKITGKTYEQYLQETIFTPLKMVNSGYDHSEIIIKNRAQGYEKRGKNYSNASYLDMSIPYAAGSLYSTVEDLYLWDQALYTNKLLSEKSMESLFKPYIKAWGDESYGYGWSLEDVNIEGKGKLKVIEHGGGINGFNTIISRIPADKILVVLLNNTGGTVLGEMNNSIRNILYNQSFDQPKRSMALELLEIFTQKGTAAGLDAYKKLKNDPTYGIKEGDMNNAGYQLLQTGKKKEAIEIFKINVEAFPKSGNVYDSLGEAYLADGDKKLAFTNYSKSVELDPTNEGGKKVLEELSKNKTK; from the coding sequence ATGAAAAAATCAATCAAACTAATTACGCTCTGCTTAATTTTGTCGTTGTTTTCATTAACAACTTTTGCGCAGGACAAAGCAAAACAAATCGAAGATCTTTTAGCCAAATATACCGAATACGGACAATTTAACGGATCGGCATTGGTGGCTGAAAACGGAAAAGTGATATTAAAAAAAGGTTTTGGTCTGGCTAACATGGAATGGAATATTCCGAATCAGCCTGATACAAAATTTAGATTAGGTTCAATTACTAAACAGTTTACAGCGCTTTTAATTGTAAAACTGGCCGAAGAAGGAAAACTAAAACTTGATGTTCCTATTACGACTTATTTACCAGATTATCCAAAAGAAAATGGAGACATAATAACGATTCATAATTTATTGACGCACACTTCTGGAATTCCAAATTATACCAATGCTCCTAACTTTTTAAGAGACAAGGCCAAAAATCCTTACACTCCGGCTGATTTTGTAAAAACTTTTGATAAACTTCCGTTAGATTTTAAACCTGGAGAAAAATTCAATTACAGCAACTCGGGTTATTTTTTACTAGGTTATATTATCGAAAAAATCACAGGCAAAACATACGAGCAATATTTACAGGAAACTATTTTTACGCCTTTAAAAATGGTTAATTCAGGTTATGATCATAGTGAAATTATTATAAAAAACAGAGCGCAGGGTTATGAGAAAAGAGGAAAAAACTACAGTAATGCTTCTTATCTTGACATGAGCATTCCGTATGCGGCAGGTTCTTTATATTCGACTGTAGAAGATTTATATTTATGGGATCAGGCGCTTTACACCAATAAATTGCTTTCAGAAAAATCGATGGAATCTTTATTCAAACCGTATATAAAAGCATGGGGAGACGAATCTTATGGCTACGGATGGTCTCTTGAAGATGTAAATATTGAAGGCAAAGGCAAATTAAAAGTTATTGAACATGGCGGCGGAATCAACGGTTTCAATACGATTATTTCACGCATTCCTGCTGATAAAATTTTAGTTGTTTTACTGAACAATACTGGCGGAACAGTTTTAGGCGAAATGAACAATTCAATTCGCAATATTTTGTACAATCAGTCATTTGATCAGCCTAAAAGATCGATGGCGCTTGAACTTCTGGAAATTTTTACTCAAAAAGGAACCGCTGCCGGATTAGATGCTTATAAAAAACTGAAAAACGATCCTACTTACGGCATTAAAGAAGGCGATATGAATAATGCTGGTTATCAATTACTACAAACCGGAAAAAAGAAAGAAGCTATAGAAATTTTTAAAATTAATGTAGAAGCTTTTCCAAAATCAGGAAATGTATATGATAGTTTAGGAGAAGCTTATCTGGCTGATGGCGACAAAAAACTGGCTTTTACTAATTATTCAAAATCTGTTGAACTTGATCCTACAAACGAAGGCGGTAAAAAGGTTTTAGAAGAACTTTCAAAAAACAAGACTAAATAA
- a CDS encoding penicillin acylase family protein, with amino-acid sequence MRRFKKFLLVLLVLIVVLGIGLCAYIFHLKPKYEGEAELKNLDKETTVYFDEFGVPHIYAESEKDAMTALGYVHAQERLWQMELLRRIAPGRLSEIFGSVALKNDKFFSGIGIEEASAEAISKLDKNSESYKLTLAYLDGINQYLEEGTTPVEFTLVGVKKEKFTIKDVYNIFGYMSFSFAMAQKTDPLLTDIKNKYGAAYLKDLGIEGEFNNTQIKSSKENLDEYTAVSKSITALLDKSPIPPFIGSNSWIAGPNKTKSGKVIFANDPHIGFSQPATWYEAHLITPKHELYGCYLAGTPFPLLAHNREYAYGLTMFENDDIDFYEEKNKAGDSNQYQTPTGFAKYEIRKKTIKVKDTSDVVLTVKSSRHGPIMNDLVERLDKKNPIAMLWTYTHQPIQILDAVYGLSHAKNKDDFRNSVKLVAAPGLNVMYGDAKGNVAWWAAGKLYKHNKGVNTHLILDGSSGKDDIVEYLDFSKNPSAENPKWGYVYSANNQPEAIDGFLYPGYYLPEDRAKRISGLMDAKSDWDKEAISKMIYDNTSEVAVGTVQNLISNIDVNSSSAAEKEAIKILKFWKGTNNLEDVAPTIYNKWIYLYLKNTFEDEMGEDNFNMFLGISLGKQVIANQVKNENSVWWDNIKTKNVKETRKEIVSKSFHEAITDLQKQLGNTIADWKWGEVHTVEHEHPLGKVAALRGLFNVGPFASPGSNEVINNLFFGLTNEGKYYVKGGPSTRRIVDFSDIENSWSILPTGQSGNPFSKHYSDQAEMYNAGKFRKMKLNKEEIVKTSTKLTFKPKG; translated from the coding sequence ATGAGAAGATTTAAAAAATTTCTGCTGGTTTTATTGGTACTTATTGTGGTGCTTGGAATAGGATTATGTGCTTATATTTTTCATTTGAAACCCAAATATGAAGGTGAGGCAGAACTGAAAAATCTCGATAAGGAAACAACTGTATATTTTGATGAATTTGGCGTTCCGCATATTTATGCCGAATCTGAAAAAGATGCCATGACCGCGCTTGGTTATGTTCATGCACAGGAAAGATTATGGCAGATGGAATTGCTTCGCAGAATTGCTCCGGGAAGATTATCTGAAATTTTCGGTTCGGTTGCGCTTAAAAATGATAAGTTTTTCTCAGGAATAGGAATTGAGGAAGCTTCGGCGGAAGCCATTTCTAAATTAGATAAAAACAGCGAAAGTTATAAATTGACTTTGGCGTATCTGGACGGAATCAATCAATATTTAGAAGAAGGAACTACGCCTGTCGAATTTACATTGGTAGGTGTAAAAAAAGAAAAATTTACAATAAAAGATGTTTATAATATTTTCGGATATATGTCTTTTAGTTTTGCTATGGCGCAGAAAACAGATCCGTTACTTACGGATATTAAAAATAAATACGGTGCAGCATATTTGAAAGATTTAGGAATTGAGGGCGAATTTAATAACACACAAATTAAAAGTTCAAAAGAAAATCTGGATGAATATACAGCTGTTTCAAAATCAATTACGGCTTTGTTAGACAAATCACCAATTCCGCCGTTTATAGGAAGCAACAGCTGGATTGCCGGGCCTAATAAAACAAAAAGTGGAAAAGTAATTTTTGCCAATGATCCGCATATTGGGTTTTCTCAGCCTGCAACTTGGTATGAAGCGCATTTGATAACACCAAAACATGAATTGTATGGCTGTTATCTCGCTGGAACTCCGTTTCCGTTATTGGCGCACAATCGCGAGTATGCGTATGGTTTAACGATGTTTGAAAACGATGACATCGATTTTTATGAAGAAAAAAACAAAGCAGGAGATTCTAATCAATACCAAACGCCAACAGGTTTTGCAAAGTACGAAATCAGAAAAAAAACGATAAAAGTTAAAGATACTTCGGATGTTGTTTTGACTGTAAAATCAAGCCGACACGGACCAATTATGAACGATTTGGTGGAGCGTTTGGATAAGAAAAATCCAATTGCCATGTTGTGGACTTATACACATCAGCCAATTCAGATTTTAGATGCCGTTTATGGACTTTCGCATGCAAAAAATAAAGATGATTTTAGAAATTCAGTAAAATTGGTTGCAGCGCCGGGACTGAATGTTATGTATGGCGATGCCAAAGGAAATGTGGCCTGGTGGGCTGCCGGAAAGTTATATAAGCACAATAAAGGCGTTAATACGCATTTAATTTTAGATGGTTCAAGCGGAAAAGATGATATTGTAGAATATTTAGATTTTTCTAAAAATCCATCTGCAGAAAATCCGAAATGGGGTTATGTGTATTCTGCGAATAATCAGCCCGAAGCAATTGACGGCTTTTTGTATCCGGGATATTATCTGCCGGAAGATCGTGCGAAAAGAATTTCGGGATTAATGGATGCAAAATCAGATTGGGATAAAGAAGCGATTAGTAAAATGATTTACGATAATACATCAGAAGTGGCGGTTGGAACGGTTCAGAATTTGATTTCGAATATTGATGTGAATTCGAGTTCGGCAGCAGAAAAAGAAGCTATTAAGATTCTGAAATTCTGGAAAGGAACAAACAACTTGGAAGATGTTGCCCCAACGATTTACAATAAATGGATTTATCTGTATCTAAAAAATACTTTTGAAGATGAAATGGGCGAAGATAATTTTAATATGTTTTTAGGAATTTCTCTTGGAAAACAAGTTATTGCGAATCAGGTTAAAAATGAAAATTCGGTTTGGTGGGATAATATCAAAACCAAAAATGTAAAAGAAACCCGAAAAGAGATTGTTTCGAAATCTTTTCATGAAGCGATTACAGATCTTCAAAAACAATTAGGAAATACAATTGCGGATTGGAAATGGGGAGAAGTTCATACCGTAGAACATGAACATCCGTTAGGAAAAGTGGCAGCACTTCGTGGTTTATTTAATGTTGGTCCTTTTGCTTCGCCGGGATCAAATGAAGTAATTAATAATTTGTTTTTCGGTTTAACCAATGAAGGAAAGTATTATGTAAAAGGTGGACCTTCAACCAGAAGGATTGTAGATTTCTCTGATATTGAAAACAGCTGGAGTATTTTACCAACAGGACAATCTGGAAATCCTTTCAGTAAACATTACAGCGATCAGGCAGAAATGTATAATGCAGGAAAGTTCAGAAAAATGAAACTGAATAAAGAAGAGATTGTGAAAACTTCGACAAAACTTACTTTTAAACCGAAAGGATAG
- a CDS encoding GIY-YIG nuclease family protein, with protein sequence MKLHEGDHTYYIYIITNKYKTVLYTGVTNNLRVRLNQHKENITGENKTFASKYKVEFLLYYEKFTWIQEAIMREKEIKGWIRDKKIELIKTINPDLNFLNYLFE encoded by the coding sequence ATGAAATTGCATGAAGGCGACCATACTTATTATATTTATATAATCACCAATAAATACAAAACTGTTTTATACACAGGAGTCACAAATAATTTAAGAGTTCGTTTAAATCAACATAAAGAAAATATAACAGGAGAAAATAAAACTTTTGCTTCAAAATATAAAGTTGAATTCTTGTTGTACTATGAAAAATTTACTTGGATTCAAGAAGCAATAATGCGTGAAAAAGAAATAAAAGGCTGGATAAGAGATAAGAAAATAGAATTGATTAAAACGATTAATCCTGATTTAAATTTTTTGAATTACTTGTTTGAATAA
- a CDS encoding YMGG-like glycine zipper-containing protein → MKGLYILFAVIIFTSCQNQGQSKEDINKAKQASIDSMKVEINKQRVIDSMKTEMAKIKEEQEQKAESQKVVVVHQNDGTATAATTKKKGWSATAKGAVIGAGVGAATGAIVSKKKGEGAIIGGLAGAALGTGTGAVIDSKNKKKE, encoded by the coding sequence ATGAAAGGCTTATATATTTTATTCGCAGTAATCATTTTTACTTCTTGTCAAAATCAAGGGCAAAGTAAAGAGGATATAAATAAAGCCAAGCAAGCCAGTATTGATTCAATGAAAGTTGAGATTAACAAACAGCGTGTTATCGATTCAATGAAGACTGAAATGGCGAAGATAAAAGAAGAACAGGAACAGAAAGCTGAATCTCAAAAAGTTGTTGTAGTACATCAAAATGATGGTACAGCAACGGCAGCAACCACAAAAAAGAAAGGATGGAGCGCGACTGCCAAAGGTGCTGTAATTGGTGCCGGAGTTGGTGCCGCGACCGGAGCAATTGTTAGTAAGAAAAAAGGTGAAGGTGCTATCATTGGTGGTTTAGCAGGTGCTGCTTTAGGAACAGGAACAGGTGCTGTTATTGACAGTAAAAACAAGAAGAAAGAGTAG
- the kynU gene encoding kynureninase, which translates to MTFQNTREFARGLDSQDTLNHYQNQFIFPKVNDKRVIYFTGNSLGLQPKRTKAYIDEVMNDWAELAVEGHFYAEKPWWDYQERFSEPLSKIVGALPSEVTVMNTLTVNLHLLMVSFYQPKGKRYKIICEEKAFPSDQYMFQSQVHFHGYKPEDAIVEIKRREGEHNIRLEDVLAKIEEVGDELALVLIGGVNYYTGQVFDIKTITAAGQKAGAKVGWDLAHAAGNIKLELHDWNVDFAAWCSYKYMNSGPGNASGCFVHEKHHNSDLPRFAGWWGHNKERRFKMEPTFDPVHGADGWQISNLPVLSLAPYLASVEMFAEVGMDALIKKRDHITSYLEFILHEIDKEVESTFEIITPVNPEERASQLSVFLHGQGRSLFDYLMKNGVITDWREPNVIRLAPVPLYSSYEDMYDFGQILKKGILGK; encoded by the coding sequence ATGACTTTTCAAAATACACGCGAATTTGCACGAGGGCTAGATTCGCAAGACACATTAAACCACTATCAAAATCAATTCATTTTTCCAAAAGTGAATGACAAACGAGTAATTTATTTTACTGGAAATTCTTTAGGATTACAGCCAAAACGTACCAAAGCCTATATAGACGAAGTAATGAATGACTGGGCAGAATTGGCAGTAGAAGGTCATTTTTATGCTGAAAAACCTTGGTGGGATTATCAGGAAAGATTTTCTGAACCGTTGAGCAAAATTGTGGGAGCACTTCCGTCAGAAGTTACAGTAATGAATACACTGACTGTAAATCTTCACTTACTGATGGTTTCTTTTTATCAGCCAAAAGGCAAACGTTATAAAATTATCTGCGAAGAAAAAGCTTTCCCATCAGATCAATATATGTTTCAGAGTCAGGTTCATTTTCACGGATACAAACCAGAAGATGCAATCGTAGAAATCAAACGCCGTGAAGGTGAACATAATATTCGTCTGGAAGATGTTTTAGCCAAAATTGAAGAAGTTGGAGATGAATTAGCTTTAGTTTTAATTGGCGGAGTAAATTATTATACCGGACAAGTTTTCGACATAAAAACCATAACCGCAGCGGGACAAAAAGCCGGAGCAAAAGTAGGTTGGGATTTAGCACATGCTGCCGGAAATATTAAATTAGAACTTCATGATTGGAATGTAGATTTTGCTGCTTGGTGCAGTTATAAATATATGAACTCAGGTCCCGGAAATGCTTCCGGATGTTTTGTTCACGAAAAACATCATAATTCAGATTTGCCTCGTTTCGCTGGCTGGTGGGGACACAATAAAGAACGCCGTTTTAAAATGGAACCAACTTTTGATCCGGTCCACGGTGCAGATGGATGGCAGATTAGTAATCTTCCGGTTCTTTCGTTAGCGCCTTATTTGGCTTCAGTAGAAATGTTTGCTGAAGTTGGAATGGATGCACTGATTAAAAAACGTGATCATATTACTTCATATTTAGAATTTATTCTGCACGAAATTGATAAGGAAGTAGAAAGTACTTTCGAAATCATCACACCAGTAAATCCAGAAGAAAGAGCTTCACAATTATCTGTTTTTCTTCACGGGCAAGGACGAAGTTTGTTCGATTATTTAATGAAAAACGGTGTGATTACAGATTGGCGTGAACCAAACGTTATTCGTTTAGCACCAGTTCCTTTGTATTCTTCATATGAAGATATGTATGATTTTGGACAAATTTTGAAAAAAGGAATTTTAGGGAAGTAA
- the queA gene encoding tRNA preQ1(34) S-adenosylmethionine ribosyltransferase-isomerase QueA, with amino-acid sequence MKLSHFNFNLPKELLAEFPAENRDESRLMVIDRKTQTIEHKMFKDVINYFDDGDVLILNNTKVFPARLYGNKEKTGARIEVFLLRELNSEQRLWDVLVDPARKIRIGNKLYFGDDDSLVAEVIDNTTSRGRTLRFLYDGSYEEFRNKLTELGETPIPKYINRDVTPEDAERYQTIYAKEEGAVAAPTAGLHFSKHLLKKLEIKGVNFAEVTLHVGLGTFNPVEVEDLSKHKMDSEELIITQEACDIVNEGKAKKKRICAVGTTSMRAIESSVSSANTLNPYEGWTNKFIFPPHDFSIANCMITNFHTPKSTLLMMISAFCGHDLMKRAYEEAIKEGYKFYSYGDAMLIL; translated from the coding sequence ATGAAATTATCACACTTCAATTTCAATTTACCGAAAGAACTTTTAGCTGAATTTCCGGCAGAAAATAGAGATGAGTCTCGTTTAATGGTAATTGACCGTAAAACACAAACAATTGAACATAAAATGTTTAAAGATGTTATCAACTATTTTGATGACGGAGACGTTTTAATTCTTAACAATACAAAAGTTTTCCCTGCACGTTTGTATGGAAACAAAGAAAAAACCGGAGCTAGAATTGAAGTTTTCTTATTAAGAGAATTAAACTCTGAGCAGCGCTTATGGGACGTTTTGGTAGATCCTGCCAGAAAAATCCGTATTGGTAACAAACTTTATTTTGGTGATGACGATTCATTAGTTGCTGAGGTAATCGACAATACAACGTCTCGTGGAAGAACTTTACGTTTCTTATACGATGGTTCTTATGAAGAATTCAGAAACAAATTAACAGAACTTGGAGAAACTCCAATTCCTAAATACATCAACAGAGACGTAACTCCGGAAGATGCTGAAAGATATCAAACTATCTACGCAAAAGAAGAAGGAGCAGTAGCTGCACCAACTGCAGGTTTACACTTCTCAAAACACCTTTTGAAAAAATTAGAAATCAAAGGAGTAAATTTTGCTGAGGTAACTTTACACGTAGGTTTAGGAACTTTTAACCCGGTTGAGGTTGAAGATTTATCTAAACACAAAATGGATTCTGAGGAATTAATCATTACTCAGGAAGCTTGTGATATTGTAAACGAAGGAAAAGCAAAGAAAAAACGTATTTGTGCTGTAGGAACAACTTCTATGCGTGCAATCGAAAGTTCTGTTTCTTCTGCTAATACTTTAAATCCATACGAAGGATGGACAAATAAATTTATTTTCCCTCCTCACGATTTCAGTATTGCAAACTGTATGATAACGAATTTCCATACACCAAAATCAACATTATTAATGATGATTTCTGCTTTCTGTGGTCACGATTTAATGAAACGTGCTTACGAAGAAGCAATCAAAGAAGGATACAAATTCTATTCTTACGGAGACGCGATGTTAATTCTTTAA
- the aroA gene encoding 3-phosphoshikimate 1-carboxyvinyltransferase: MNLKLRTNPQFTIDDSQLNITGSKSETNRLLLLKALFPNITLANTSNSDDSEVMQKALAENDEIVDIHHAGTAMRFLTAYFAVSEGREVVMTGSSRMQERPIKILVDTLRQLGVEISYEKEEGYPPIRIKGKKVTASKVTLAANVSSQYISALLLVASKLDNGLELTLEGEITSIPYIKMTLALLNDLDIQTSFEGNIIKVYPKESVESKEMVVESDWSSASYFFSLVALSESAKITLSSYKENSLQGDSELVSLYEKMGVKTTFQNNKMTLQKVAGFNYQDVNFELNNTPDIAQTIVVTCLGLGIGCHLTGLHTLKIKETDRLEALRIELTKLGANISVTNDSLTLERSETINHDVHIATYNDHRMAMAFAPLAIKVPIIIDDAEVVSKSYPDFWNDLKALNFQISEL; encoded by the coding sequence ATGAATTTAAAATTAAGAACGAATCCGCAATTCACAATTGATGATTCGCAACTCAATATCACAGGTTCTAAAAGCGAAACAAACCGTTTATTACTTTTAAAAGCCTTATTTCCAAATATTACCTTAGCTAATACTTCAAACTCAGATGACAGTGAAGTAATGCAAAAAGCATTGGCAGAAAATGACGAAATTGTAGACATTCACCACGCCGGAACAGCAATGCGTTTTTTAACTGCTTATTTTGCTGTAAGTGAAGGAAGAGAAGTTGTTATGACGGGTTCAAGCAGAATGCAGGAACGCCCAATCAAAATTTTGGTTGATACTTTAAGACAATTGGGTGTTGAGATCTCTTATGAAAAAGAAGAAGGTTATCCGCCAATTCGAATCAAAGGAAAAAAAGTTACGGCTTCAAAAGTTACTTTGGCAGCAAATGTGAGCAGTCAATATATTTCGGCACTTTTATTAGTAGCTTCAAAATTAGACAATGGTTTAGAGCTTACTTTAGAAGGAGAAATAACTTCAATTCCATATATCAAAATGACTTTAGCTTTACTAAACGATTTAGATATCCAAACTAGTTTTGAAGGAAATATAATTAAAGTTTACCCAAAAGAATCTGTAGAATCAAAAGAAATGGTTGTAGAATCAGACTGGAGTTCGGCATCTTATTTCTTTAGTTTGGTAGCTTTATCTGAATCTGCAAAAATCACTTTAAGCAGTTACAAAGAAAACAGTCTTCAGGGAGATTCAGAGTTAGTTTCTCTTTATGAAAAAATGGGCGTAAAAACGACTTTCCAAAACAACAAAATGACTTTGCAAAAAGTGGCTGGATTTAATTATCAGGATGTAAATTTTGAATTGAACAATACGCCAGATATTGCACAAACGATTGTAGTAACTTGTTTAGGTCTTGGAATTGGGTGTCACTTAACAGGTCTTCATACCTTAAAAATCAAAGAAACAGATAGACTTGAAGCTCTAAGAATTGAATTGACAAAATTAGGAGCGAATATTTCTGTAACTAATGATAGTTTAACTTTAGAACGTTCAGAAACTATTAATCATGATGTTCATATTGCAACATACAACGATCATCGTATGGCAATGGCATTTGCACCTTTAGCAATCAAAGTTCCAATTATTATCGATGATGCCGAAGTAGTTTCAAAATCATATCCGGATTTCTGGAACGATTTAAAAGCGCTAAACTTTCAAATCTCAGAATTGTAA
- a CDS encoding nucleotide pyrophosphohydrolase produces the protein MDLKNAQLDVDTWIKEHGVRYFNELTNMAQLTEEVGEVARIIARRYGEQSEKESDKNKDLGEELADVVFVVLCLANQTGIDLQAAFDKKMDLKSVRDKDRHKNNDKLK, from the coding sequence ATGGATTTGAAAAATGCACAACTTGACGTTGATACCTGGATAAAAGAACACGGCGTTCGTTATTTTAACGAATTAACGAATATGGCACAGCTTACAGAAGAAGTTGGTGAAGTTGCCAGAATTATTGCTCGTCGTTACGGAGAACAATCTGAAAAAGAAAGTGATAAAAATAAAGATTTAGGTGAAGAATTGGCAGACGTTGTTTTCGTAGTTTTATGTTTGGCAAATCAAACCGGAATCGATTTACAAGCCGCTTTCGACAAAAAAATGGACTTAAAATCGGTTAGAGATAAAGATCGTCACAAAAACAACGATAAATTGAAATAA